The Pyxidicoccus sp. MSG2 DNA segment GGTGCTGGGCGTGCTGCTCCAGGCGCCGCCGCGCGCGGACAACCGCCGGGCGATGCGCGCGGAGCTGACCGGGCGCGGCCTGTCCGAGCCGCTGGCGGACTGGCTGCTGATGAACCTGGTCACCCAGCCGGACGGCGTGAAGTGGCGCTTCGACCGGCAGGCGCTGGCGGAATTGCACTCGCGCGTCAACGGCACGGATTTGTGGGAGGCGGTGGAGCGCCAGGGCCGCCCGCCCATGCGCTGCATCCGGGGTGGGAAGGCGAAGTACGTGTCGGACGCGGACGCGGAGCGCATGGTCGCCGCCGGCTGTCCCGTGGCCACGCTCCCGGACGCGGGCCACTTCGTCCACGTGGACGCGCCACAGGCCCTGCTGGAGTGGTTGATGCAGGAGGCGTGATAGGGGGCCGGGCGCCCGACCGAGGGACTACTGCTGCACCTTGAGGATGCGCCACCCCCGGACGTCGATGACGTAGCTGGCGCCCACATCGAGGATGGGCGGCCCACCGATGTCACACGCCTCCGGGTTGGGGACGATGCTGACGTACATGACACCTTCCGGGCCCGGTGCAGTCGCCACATCGTAGGACTCACGCCGCGAGAGACATTCCTGGAGTGGCGTCGCTCCGGTCGGGAGCTTGTGGTCCCACGGAAGGTAGTCCTCCATCGCCAACTGGATGGCTCTCAGCGAGGTCCCCGCGATGATTTGCCGCCC contains these protein-coding regions:
- a CDS encoding alpha/beta fold hydrolase, giving the protein MVLESFGVGEGDVPTVMLHGFLGTGRNLRSLAAAWSAADPRRRFLLPDLTGHGSSPALPASADLFTLARDVVDTARAQGISGPFDWVGHSLGGRVSLAGSLHVPEAVRSVTLLDITPGPVPGDLSESGKVLGVLLQAPPRADNRRAMRAELTGRGLSEPLADWLLMNLVTQPDGVKWRFDRQALAELHSRVNGTDLWEAVERQGRPPMRCIRGGKAKYVSDADAERMVAAGCPVATLPDAGHFVHVDAPQALLEWLMQEA